In one window of Chelmon rostratus isolate fCheRos1 chromosome 19, fCheRos1.pri, whole genome shotgun sequence DNA:
- the mvb12ba gene encoding multivesicular body subunit 12Ba, with translation MPEVRELSEALPEMPMDPITGVGVVASRNRAPTGYDVVSTTTDGLDADLWKDGLFKSKVTRYLCFTRVFSKENSHLGNVLVDMKLIDIKDTLPVGFIPIQETVDTQEQAFRKRRLCIKFIPRDSTEAAICDIRILGRSKQAPPQYTFIGELNNMGIWYRMGNVPRAQDSTHTPTTNNIQNMNSSSSSAPVPAAPLPKHISMTLPASFRGKNTTRPDYEHQNSNLYAISAMDGVPFMISEKFACASSDLQQVDLMGITIKSLAEIEKEYDYSFRTEHSAAARLPPSPTRTSLSSEA, from the exons ATGCCTGAAGTTCGGGAGCTTTCTGAAGCTTTGCCAGAGATGCCCATGGACCCAATCACTGGAGTCGGAGTAGTAGCCTCCAGGAACAGGGCTCCCACTGGATATGATGTG GTCTCTACAACAACAGACGGCCTGGATGCTGACCTGTGGAAAGATGGCCTTTTCAAATCCAAGGTGACCCGCTACCTCTGCTTCACCAGGGTCTTCTCTAAAGAAAAT AGCCATTTAGGCAATGTTCTTGTGGACATGAAGCTAATCGATATAAAGGACACTCTACCTGTGGGTTTCATTCCAATCCAGGAGACTGTTGACACTC AGGAGCAGGCCTTCAGGAAGAGGCGACTCTGCATCAAGTTTATTCCACGGGACTCCACAGAGGCAGCCATTTGTGACATCCGCATCCTGGGACGCTCCAAGCAGGCCCCTCCTCAGTACACCTTTATAGG AGAGCTCAACAACATGGGAATCTGGTATCGCATGGGGAATGTACCTCGGGCCCAGGactccacccacacacccaccaCCAACAACATCCAGAATATGaactcctcctccagctcagcccCGGTCCCAGCAGCTCCTTTGCCCAA GCATATTTCTATGACTCTTCCGGCCAGCTTCAGAGGGAAGAACACTACCAGGCCAGATTATGAACACCAGAACTCCAACCTGTATGCTATCTCAG cAATGGATGGAGTGCCTTTCATGATCTCTGAGAAGTTTGCCTGTGCCTCGTCCGAT CTTCAGCAGGTGGATCTGATGGGTATTACAATCAAGTCACTGGCTGAGATTGAGAAAGAG tatGATTACAGTTTCCGGACAgagcacagtgcagcagctcgTCTCCCTCCCAGTCCAACACGGACCTCCCTGAGCTCTGAGGCCTGA